GCAGACTTCCTGTTGTATCACGACCGGCCAGGAGCACATTTATCAACTCATCTACCATACGCTGCTTATCGGATGTCCGTGACGCCAGCTTATGcgataaaatatatcttcgTTTCGTCTCCGTCgttctgctttctttttcttctttctttggtcCAGCAGCATAGACAGCCTCTTCAACATACTGCTGTACAAAATCTCGACAGATTCGATTACACTCGTCAGCCTTTCGATCACGGTAGACTGCATTCAACGGGCCCAGCATGTCGCGTACAGGAATAGCTTTAAGGGCATACTGTAAAGCATCTGCGAACGCGAGTCCAGACTgactcttcttcaatgcGCCAACAGACTGTCCAAACAAAAGATCCGTCGCGGAATCAATCGTGTACCGGAAGAACAGTTCCTGTAAGTCCACTGTTGTACTATCCCGTGGAAGCAACACAAAGAGATCCTGCATCAACCTCTCTAACAGGCTTAGGTTGGCTACCTGCTCACGGGCGAAACTCGGCCGGATCAGCGCGCGCGACGAGGCCCAATGTTGGCCATCGGTATTGAAGATGCCTCTGCCTAATAGCGGCATAAATAGCTCGAGACGGTGTCTGAGGGTATAGTCCTTGAAGTTCAGCGATAAGACTGCTTGGATATTTTCATGCTCAATAGTCACGATGGCACTTTGATGCAGCTCTTTGACTGTGAAAGTGTTGCCGTATGCGCGAAATATCTCACAACTTCTCCCGAGAACCCGATGCTGCCTGATCGCGCGGATTGTCCCGGGGATGGTATCAAGGCCTAGGAAAGGATCCTTGCTGAAAGATCTCGCGACTGGTTGACAGCCGCAGCGGCGTGCGAACTGGCGCCGGTTGAGGAAGCGCCGGATGGATACACTTGCAATCCCCAGTGCAGCAAGCAGGAGGATTACGAGCTTTGGAAGGAGTTCCATGGTGACTAGGATATCACGAAGAATGATGAGACAGGAACAAGTGAATGTCTATTCCTCTGACGTATTTCACGCAGCAGTTGTGGTGAGACCCGTCACGTGTGAAGCCCTAGACAGAGATGTGGAAGTAAGCCTAGATCTTGGTAGAAGTTTGGTTTGCCCTGTAGGAAGTCTGCTCTTAAACTTGAAGATACCTTGTTTGGCATTTGAAATCCAGAtgctttcttctgttccTTGTCTCATCCGCCTTGAGACTGGTTTCTTGCTTTAAAGTATCCTTGGTTTATTGCGTCATATGGGGCTTAAGATAGGTATGTAGATCCTCGATAGTGAGGCCCCCAGAGCCATATACTCTACGCTTAATAACCTGTTTTTCCTATACTTCCAGAGTGTTGAATAGCCTGTTTCGTAGGTAATTTACGCTGCTTCAGCCAGAATAGCTTGCAGTGAGATGGTCGGAATAATCAGgacagaaaagaataaggtttattagaaaaagaatataaactATCATTACCTCTTACTACCTCCGAAATCTAGGCAAAAACAAATTTTATATTGGCCGGCTTCTAGCTATAGTCGCGGACTAATTCGAATCAAAGGCAACCGGACAAGTCTCTGAGAGATTCTCATATCAGTGTTCGGAAGACCCCTCTGAACAAACAACGACGTCTCATTTTTACGCCATGCTTGTTACCGCACAGTCATCTTGCGCGCTTCTTCCTCGTTACCTGACAGTAAATCCTACCTGTCAACAGATATACCACATTGCCGGGGAACAAGAAAATTGATCCAGGATGGCTTCTAGAGGTCGTCGGAAGAGGCAATTGGACAAGATGGCCAATGCATAGCTCTACCTATATTGTCTATCTTTCATCACCTTGATACCTGGGAGATTCACTGACAGTCAGCTTGACAGATGTGAGCAGTgtaagaagaaaaaggtcaAATGCTCGGGACGCTACCCCTGCGAGTCATGCTTGGCCCGCCATTCGCAATGCATCTTTGAACAGGCAGAAAAGAGAGTTATTGTATCTAAAAGGTAACGGTACAGTCCACAGCGCTATATTCACCCTATTTAGATATGCTATTGTCAGTTATCTACGCAAGCTACAAGAGTCCTACACCAAGAGGCAAGAAAAGCCTGTCCTGACCCGTGCGAACTGAGGGGATGTATCAATTCCGGAGCTCAATGCCGACTTGTCTCTCGGGCATGGTTAGCAGATACACTAAGATCAGCAGAGAGTACCTGCTAAATAAGTCAAAGGAGGTATGTATACTGCCGGAGCGAATGCGGCCGATGGAGAAGCTATTACGAACCCCTTGGTGTCTGCCACTTCCTTCTATCTTCAAGACGCCCCTATGCGATACCGTGAGTCAAACTATAACTTCCAAAAAAGGTGTATGATGCCTATACTAGGTTAGTTGTATACTGCTGAATTAAGGGGTCGACCTCGCTTATCGCTTTGTTCTCCCTTGACAATTCCAGGGCTAGAACCTAGAAATGTACGATAGGGTTCAAGTCGACAGAACAATGAAACGGCTCAACGCGTCACTCTCTGTTTCAGCCTTATGGTACGCTTTTCACTTCCACCGTTTTCTTAGTACATAGAACTACCTTTCAAATATTTGCTGTAATAAGACACTTCTGGCTGGAAGGATAGAACCACCTAGTAGAATTGTAACCTCTTCAACTTCGTCGGtcaaattttatttctatttttggTCAAATTGGGATGTGATGGTGGAAAGTCAAGGACACCGGGCGTCAAAACTTGGAATCCACATCTCTTTGTACAAACTCGATGTCCAAACCCCACCGAACTGCCCGTCTCCAACCATTGTCAAATTATGAGTAGTCGAATTATAACTTAATAGCATGTCTGATGATTGTTTTCGGAACATTTCTAGAACGTGGACCGTGGCTACGGTTCATGAACCCTGCTATCGATGTTGCACGAAAATGGCCGGATATGATATTGATCGTGAATGTGGCTTCCAGTGCGGGCTTTATGCTTTCTTCGTCTACACTCTTCCCGCTGTCTTTCATTCTATACCTCATTCTATTGATTGTTGTCCTGAGTCCACATTAGATGGAATGAACAATCCCCACTCCTTCGTTGAGCGTTCTCTTTGTTGTCGGGCAACTAGAGAAATCGCGCACAGAGACGGATATACAAAgtaagtactccgtagaatGTTAATTAGCTCGACACGGGTTGCCGTTCTCCGATGATTTGAAATTTTCTTATTATAGAACATGGTTCCTGCCAACATCGGTGTCTATTCTCGGTATGAATGGCCCAGATCCGCCAGGACCAGGATAGCGACACGACGATCCGCTCTATAAGCCGCTCTCCCGCCATGGGTCGGCATTGCCCTAGGTATCAGGAGACCAGCCATGGCAGCATGAAAACTGTGTTGATCCGTGACACATATAAGTTTCGATCTTCGGAGTGACACAATCCTGCTATTTTCCAGTGCAACACAGATACCCTGATACCCCCTGCCTTGCAAAGCACCATGAAGATCAGCGTCGCTCTGGGCCTCATCTCACTGGCACTAGCAGTGCCTCGCCCTCCGAGCCCAGCTCTCAGTGATACAGGCGTTAGCAACTACAACAACGTTAACAATGCTGCACCTCCCAATCAACGTCCCGCGAGTCCCGCGCAGAGTAACACGCAACCTGCTACCCCGAACCCCGTCCCCGCCAACATCGAAGGTCTCGATACCTCATACAGCGTGAAATGTGGTACGCCATTACCCCTACCCCAGGACCCAGATTCATACTAATCCAGAACACACAGGAAGATCCACATTCCCGGGAGCAGACATCCACCGCGCAATATCCCTAGGTGTCGATCTAGACCGCAATGGCAAGCAACTCGGCAGTAAGATACATCCACCCTTCTACATCAACCTTCTAAACAATATACTAACAAAAGTACAGCATTTCCCCATGATTACACCAATTACGAAAACTTCAATTTCCTGAACAAAAAATGCAATGGCAAAGGTGGGCTCCGCCGGAGAGAGATCCCCATTGTTAGAGGTGGGTATTTTAATGGAAAACTGGATGCAAAGGACAACGTGTTCCGAGCTATTTATTTACATAATATTTGGGAGACGGCTGATGGGCAAGGGAAAGCGCCTGCTATATATTGTGGTACCATCTATCATCCGAAGGGAGCTCAAACGTTTCAGGGGTGTGATGTTAGGAAGGTGAAGTCATAGGAGGAGGGGCTTGGGAGAAGAGTAAATATATTCGAGTGGTAAGTTTTCACTACTCGGTCGCTGTTGATGGGGTATCCAGTGTCGAGTCACTATGCTATTTGTTTATTAGGATTAGAGGAAATGCTGTATATAGAGCCATATCTTGATAGACTGTCACATTCAGAGTTGCTTCTTGTATATATCAGTTCTTCTAGTGAAGGTTTGGCATGCGCGAACAGTCAATTTGCGTATGAATCCAAATAAccagagagaaaaataaagaattaatgTCTTATTTAAGCCTGAACTCAGCCTGCTCCATTATAGTCCTCATCTCACTaccagcaacaacagagAACTGGTAGTACTGCTGTGTCGTTACCGTTGCCCCTTGCGGCCAGTATCTTTAACACCGACACGGAACGGAGTTTACCGCTTCGATACGAAAAGACTGCCTTGTCAATTGGCTCTAAATTCTGCCGTTGTGCCCGACATCCAATCGAAAGCACTATCATAAAGCGGAAGGTAATGAGCAGAAATCAAGATAGTTCTTCCAACTAGGTTTAGTTCTTTCTCGACGCGTT
This window of the Aspergillus flavus chromosome 8, complete sequence genome carries:
- a CDS encoding Ribonuclease/ribotoxin, whose protein sequence is MKISVALGLISLALAVPRPPSPALSDTGVSNYNNVNNAAPPNQRPASPAQSNTQPATPNPVPANIEGLDTSYSVKCGRSTFPGADIHRAISLGVDLDRNGKQLGTFPHDYTNYENFNFLNKKCNGKGGLRRREIPIVRGGYFNGKLDAKDNVFRAIYLHNIWETADGQGKAPAIYCGTIYHPKGAQTFQGCDVRKVKS
- a CDS encoding cytochrome P450, with product MELLPKLVILLLAALGIASVSIRRFLNRRQFARRCGCQPVARSFSKDPFLGLDTIPGTIRAIRQHRVLGRSCEIFRAYGNTFTVKELHQSAIVTIEHENIQAVLSLNFKDYTLRHRLELFMPLLGRGIFNTDGQHWASSRALIRPSFAREQVANLSLLERLMQDLFVLLPRDSTTVDLQELFFRYTIDSATDLLFGQSVGALKKSQSGLAFADALQYALKAIPVRDMLGPLNAVYRDRKADECNRICRDFVQQYVEEAVYAAGPKKEEKESRTTETKRRYILSHKLASRTSDKQRMVDELINVLLAGRDTTGSLLGNLFFMLAKNPVIWAKLRAEVAVLQNRPPTYEELRGLRYVQCCVNESLRLHPVVPTNKRKAMRDTVLPRGGGNDGLSPVFVPAGTLVGYNIYAMHRRTDFYGPDAKEFRPERWEDGKLQPRWGYLPFNGGPRICLGQRYALTEASYVLVRMAQEFRGLESRDPGSWEEGLVLTLCPRNGTKVGLIP